From a single Lolium rigidum isolate FL_2022 chromosome 7, APGP_CSIRO_Lrig_0.1, whole genome shotgun sequence genomic region:
- the LOC124669187 gene encoding probable BOI-related E3 ubiquitin-protein ligase 3, which translates to MAVQAHNLSHDLHVYNSFRGLPLMEEMTDRSLYLDGQVQRAPAVADIDLAWNDNACGHGFVQRKRTRVVAAAPSFLENPHAQGLVPVGDVLTRAAGSGAASTSGRITNATSLQHDLLSTLSHQCTEIDALVRVETERMRAGLEQARRRHVRALLSAAERAAACRLRAAEAALELARCRNATLSERLGQISAEGQAWIGVAKSHEAVVAGLRASLDQLLQSAAAQGAAGEGADAEDARSCCFETPVGDDNAGAGDDGAEASNKSRAACKACGEGESCVLLLPCRHLCLCPACDAAVDTCPVCAATKNASLHVLLS; encoded by the exons ATGGCTGTGCAGGCGCACAACCTCTCCCACGACCTCCACGTCTACAACAGCTTCAGGGGTCTGCCTCTGATGGAGGAGATGACGGACCGTTCCCTTTACCTGGACGGGCAGGTCCAGCGCGCGCCGGCGGTGGCGGACATTGATCTTGCCTGGAACGACAACGCCTGCGGCCACGGTTTCGTGCAGAGGAAGCGGACGCGCGTGGTTGCAGCGGCGCCTTCTTTCTTGGAGAACCCGCACGCGCAGGGGCTTGTGCCCGTCGGCGACGTGCTAACCAGGGCGGCGGGCTCCGGCGCGGCGTCCACCAGCGGGAGGATCACCAATGCCACCAGCCTGCAGCACGACCTGCTCTCGACGCTCTCCCATCAGTGCACGGAGATCGATGCGCTCGTAAGAGTCGAG ACTGAGCGGATGCGCGCGGGGTTGGAGCAGGCGCGGCGCCGGCACGTAAGGGCGCTGCTGTCGGCGGCGGAGCGTGCTGCGGCGTGCCGCCTGCGTGCCGCGGAGGCCGCGCTCGAGCTCGCGCGCTGCCGCAACGCGACCCTGTCGGAGAGGCTCGGACAGATCAGCGCGGAGGGGCAGGCGTGGATTGGCGTCGCCAAGAGCCACGAGGCCGTCGTGGCCGGCCTCCGCGCCAGCCTTGACCAGCTGCTACAATCTGCCGCCGCGCAAGGAGCGGCTGGAGAAGGCGCCGACGCCGAGGACGCGCGGTCCTGCTGTTTCGAGACACCTGTGGGCGACGATAATGCTGGTGCTGGGGACGACGGCGCGGAGGCATCCAACAAGTCCAGAGCAGCGTGCAAGGCTTGCGGCGAGGGTGAGTCGTGCGTGCTGCTGCTGCCGTGCCGGCACCTGTGCCTCTGCCCCGCCTGCGACGCCGCCGTGGACACGTGCCCGGTCTGCGCGGCCACCAAGAACGCCTCCCTCCATGTCCTGCTCTCTTGA